One Clostridiaceae bacterium genomic window carries:
- a CDS encoding NimC/NimA family protein: protein MQEVYEFLKKCGTYYLATVEGDQPRVRPFGTVDIFEGKLYIQTGKSKAVSRQLQANPKAEICACDDGKWLRVTGKLIRDDRVEAKKHLLDNYPELQSLYSPEDDNTEVLYFEDATATFYSFFDEPRTIEF, encoded by the coding sequence ATTCAGGAAGTTTATGAGTTTTTAAAGAAATGTGGAACATATTATTTGGCTACAGTTGAAGGAGACCAGCCAAGAGTAAGGCCTTTTGGAACAGTTGATATTTTTGAAGGAAAACTTTATATCCAGACCGGCAAGTCTAAAGCTGTATCCAGACAGCTACAGGCAAATCCAAAAGCAGAGATTTGTGCTTGTGATGATGGAAAGTGGCTTAGAGTAACTGGTAAGCTTATAAGGGATGACAGGGTAGAGGCCAAAAAGCATTTACTTGATAATTACCCAGAACTTCAATCATTATATTCACCTGAGGATGACAATACGGAGGTTCTTTACTTTGAGGACGCAACAGCAACATTCTATTCATTTTTTGATGAGCCAAGGACGATAGAGTTTTAA